The region AGCGAAGTTCGCCTGGAAACACAATGTTCCCGTCGTGTATTACATTCCGCCGAAAGCGTGGGCGTGGCGTGCAAACCGGGCACGAAAATTGGCAAAATGGGCTAACGTTGTTGCCGCCATTTTCCCGTTTGAAGCGGAATTTTACCGAAATGCAGGTGCGAATGCCGAATTTGTCGGGCACCCCCTTGTTGATTTCGCACAAACCCCCCTCAGTTCACACGCCGCACGCGAACATCTCAATCTAAAGGGAGCGGGGTTAAAAACCCCTCCCACAGACGATGAGAATACACCTGTCATTGGATTGATGCCGGGGAGCCGTCGTTCCGAAATCCAACACATTTTACCGGTTATGCTAAGTGCCGCGGCGAATATCGCTCAAGTCTACCCCAACGTCCAGTGGGTTCTCCCGTTAGCCCCCGGAATCTCACACGAACGCATCGCGAAGGACCAGCAAGCGCAAAATTTATCAGGGTTGCAGGTTCCACCCATCACGATTGTGGAAGACGCAACGTATCCAGCAATGCGGGCATCAACGCTATTGTTGGTCACCTCTGGCACGGCGACGCTGGAGGCGGCGTGTATTGGCACACCGATGATCATCGTCTTTCGGACCGCATCGCTTAACTGGCATATCGTCAAGTCGTTGACCCCTTTGGAACGGAGTGGACTTCCTAACCTTATCGCAGGACAAGACATTGTCCCGGAGCTCCTACAGACAGAACTAACACCGTCCGCTTTGACGGAATTGGCTCTTGATTTCCTGCGGAATCCAGAGAAACGGGAGATACAACGGAAGGCACTCCAAGCGGTGCATGCACAACTCGGTACCGCCGGTGCCGCTGAACGGACGGCGGAATTAGTGTTAGATACTGCAAAAAGTCTGTAAAGTGTTCTAAAGTGCCTAAAGTTGTTAGGAAACCCTCTTTCAACTTTACAGACTTCGCAACTTTAGTACACTTGCAAACTTTATTCACTATGAAACTCACACACGTTTTCGGCCTTGGCTTGCTACAGCAGAGAATTCTCACTACCCCGCTACGCTTTTTATTAACGCCATTGCGTTGGCTCTACACGGCAAGTGTTCAATTCCGAAATATTTTATATACTCGCGGCGTGATTAAAGCACGCAGGTTGCCGTGTCGAGTCATCAGTGTCGGGAACATTGTTGTCGGTGGGACAGGTAAGACACCTGCTGTCATTGCTATTGCGAAACATCTTCAAAGAGAGGGGATGCGCGTCGCTATTCTGCTGCGCGGGTATAAACGCCGTGGAGGCAAAAAAATGAGCTATAGGCTCATGTCTTCGCTTCCGCTTCGTGAAAAAGTGACGATCGTCTCGGACGGCGAAAAAGTGTGTGCTTCGGCTATAGAAAGCGGTGACGAAGCACAGATGATGGCGAGATACCTCAGCGGTGTTCCGATTCTTGTAGGAAAATGTCGTTATCTGGCAGGTCGGGTTGCGATTGAGCGTTTCAAAGTAGATGTGTTGCTCTTAGATGATGGATTCCAGCATCGGCAGCTTGCACGGGATGTCGATATTCTTACGATTCCCGTGACACACCCGTTCGGGAGTCCAGAGAAATTGCTACCCGCGGGAACCTTACGTGAGCCACCCTCCGCGCTAAAACGCGCAGACCTCATTTTACTGACACACGCAGACATTCCTGACGTATCCACACATATCAAAAAATTGGTAAAATCGTTGGCACCGAACGCCTTGGTCCTGGAAAGCATTCACCAACCGATATACTGCTATCCATTGGTCATGGAGGCGCCTGCTGTGCAGGAAACCTTCAGTCGTCAGTTTTCAGCTAAGAGGTTTTCGTTTAACGCGAGGAAACACCCAAGCAAAAACCCCCTCTTTCAACCGAGAACCGACAACCGAGAACCGACAACCATTCCTCCGAGAACCGATACCTATGATATAAAAGCACTCAAGGGAAAACGGGTTCTCGCAGTTTGTGGCATTGGAAATCCGAACGCGTTTGTTGCGACCCTCAGGCGGTGTGCCGTCGCGCGTGTGGAACTATTGGAATTTCCCGACCACCATGTCTATACCGAAACCGACAAACAGCATATATACACGGCTTTTCAAGAAACAGGAGCGGATCTGATTGTCACAACACAGAAAGACGAACAGAAATTAGCGGACGTTGTAGGGGAAACCGGGGTATCCAGTCCCTACGGGGAACTGCCGATCGTTGTT is a window of Candidatus Poribacteria bacterium DNA encoding:
- the lpxB gene encoding lipid-A-disaccharide synthase, with product MVGLHRRTTGKRSGTVTRLNSLKIMIVAGEPSGDLHASHVARRLTALCPDITLFGMGGDWMETASVSLDFHIRDSAVMGFADVITVLPMFLRKQARLKQRIREEHPNVLLLVDFAEFNMPLAKFAWKHNVPVVYYIPPKAWAWRANRARKLAKWANVVAAIFPFEAEFYRNAGANAEFVGHPLVDFAQTPLSSHAAREHLNLKGAGLKTPPTDDENTPVIGLMPGSRRSEIQHILPVMLSAAANIAQVYPNVQWVLPLAPGISHERIAKDQQAQNLSGLQVPPITIVEDATYPAMRASTLLLVTSGTATLEAACIGTPMIIVFRTASLNWHIVKSLTPLERSGLPNLIAGQDIVPELLQTELTPSALTELALDFLRNPEKREIQRKALQAVHAQLGTAGAAERTAELVLDTAKSL
- the lpxK gene encoding tetraacyldisaccharide 4'-kinase, coding for MKLTHVFGLGLLQQRILTTPLRFLLTPLRWLYTASVQFRNILYTRGVIKARRLPCRVISVGNIVVGGTGKTPAVIAIAKHLQREGMRVAILLRGYKRRGGKKMSYRLMSSLPLREKVTIVSDGEKVCASAIESGDEAQMMARYLSGVPILVGKCRYLAGRVAIERFKVDVLLLDDGFQHRQLARDVDILTIPVTHPFGSPEKLLPAGTLREPPSALKRADLILLTHADIPDVSTHIKKLVKSLAPNALVLESIHQPIYCYPLVMEAPAVQETFSRQFSAKRFSFNARKHPSKNPLFQPRTDNREPTTIPPRTDTYDIKALKGKRVLAVCGIGNPNAFVATLRRCAVARVELLEFPDHHVYTETDKQHIYTAFQETGADLIVTTQKDEQKLADVVGETGVSSPYGELPIVVLAVALVITEGDAAFTDVLLGAS